The DNA sequence CTGAGTAGCTTATTGATATAGTTTTTATAGTCTTTGAGATAGTCAAAGATTAACTTGACGTCCTCATCGACCCTGAGCCCTCCTTCCTGATCCATTCTTCACCTTAAACCGGAGGCTCCTCAAACTCAAGATCTTGTTTCGTCGCCTCTCCCAATGAGTTATATTATATTATTTATAAATAATATAATATAACTTATAGTGGGGGGTACCCAAAAAAATGGTTATTTTTGAGCTGAGCAAAGCCACCTAAGGTGAAGAATGGATCAGGAAGGAGGGCTGTATAATAATATATTTCTACAGTAAATCTAATGGTATCTTATCATAAACATCTTTTCTATATCCTACTGAAGCAGGAATTATTTTATGTTCTGCAATGTTTATACGGTACACAATACGACAATCTTTAGTTCTGAAGCTTCTATATCCTTTCAAATTACCACTTAGCGGTTTACCAACCTTGAATGGATTAAATGCAATTTCGTCTTCTATGAGTTTTTTTATTTTTTTTCTTATTTCTGGTGACAAGGGACGAAAATCTCTCTTAAAGATTTTTTCTGGGTAATCAACCTCATACTTCACAATTTATTTATGCAGATAATAGTGTATCCCAATCTACATCACCGCCTTTAATCATCTTTGCATCAGGAGAATCAGTTTCCTTGATGATTTTCGAGAGTGCGATATTTTCAATTTCACATTCGATTCCATCTATGACTAACCTTTTTGCTAACTTTTCAACTGACTCTTTGTTGAATGTAGCTAGTTGGGTGAGATTGTGGAGAGCTTTTGAGTTGAGTGTTATAACAACTTTTGAATCATCCATAAATTTTACCAAGATATACTGCTACATAAGTATACAACATTTTCCTAAAATTTTCAATAAAGAATGGATCAGCAAGGAGGGCTGTATAATGAAATATACTATGCTTATAGGAAGGTTCTAACTTTTATAGATGTATTCTCTATGCTCTATTGCAGTAATTATTACTGTACGTTCTAATTTACTTATCCTATAAACCAAACGATAATCACCAGATCGTATTCTACGATGTCCTTTGAACTCACCGAGTAATGGATCTCCTGCTTTTTCAGGAGAAAGTGTAAGACGCTCTTTTACAATTTCTTTTATCCTTGACCATATTGTCTTTGGAAGGTTTGAAATGTCTTTGTGAACTACATTTTCCTCATAGCAGATTAAATACTTATCACCAGTTGATGTCTTCATGCCTGATGAATTTTGCATTTCGAGTGTCACGTTGAATAGCAAGTTTGGCTATTGCCATATCTTCTTCATTTTCAATTGCTTCTTTTATAAACTGCTCTGCTAGCTCTTGAGCTGATTGATTCTTTACTTTAGCCAGACGAGCAAGGTCTTTTAAAACTTTTTCACTAATATTAATGCCTGAATCAGCCATAAGTTTTACCGAAATCTACCATTAATTATACAATATTTTCCTAAAATTTTCAATAAAGAATTATATTGACAGATTATGGTAGGTTGAGTATACACGGGTATTAGCTTTTGCTGATGTTAAGGAGAAATGACACAGAAGTTAATACTAAGTATAGTATTGCAAGACATTATTAGGAATAGAGAGGGTATGCCAGCCGCACTGCCATTAAGTTAAGGGAAAGAGAAGTTAAGATTGGACAAAAAATTTGAAGCGATTGATAATTATGGTAAATACTAGGGTGAATTTTTAAGAAAAGGGAGTCTGAAAAGTGCAAGTTATTTAAAAAAGTAATAATTGCAGGTTATTTTGCAAAGAATGTACTAATGCAATGATACTGAAAAGATATCTTGAATTTAAAACACATGTTTTCTAGCTCTTTTCTGGTAGTTGAGTGAACGAATATCAGATATCTTATGACGATCAACTCTTCTCCCTTTTCTTACCACTAAAGTGTTCATCAAAAATAACTGTGATAGTCGATCCATAATGCAGTCTATGTCTGACTCTGTAGAAAAAATATCAAAGGCTAAGTTTTTAATCGCATTAAATGAGACAGATTTATTGATGCTTTTTTTTAGTTTACTATTCTGTGCGCTCAATGTCTCTTCATCATCTTCTATCATGATACTTTCTAGATTACTGATGAAGATAGTTGACCAAAAATCCTGCTTGATAGTTTCAATACTTTTTCCTGTGAAATTCTCTAAATTTAATCTTCCCTTCAGCCTAGAAAAAAATGTTTCTACTCCCCAGCGCAAGTAATATAATCTCTCAAACTCTTCGACTGTAAAACTTTGCTCATCTAACAGAGATGTTACTAACACTTCAACTTCTCCAGAAGAAAGTATTATTTTGACTAACCTGAATTTCATCTCATCAGGTAATCCTAGCTTTCGTAGCTGTCTTGCTACTTTAATAGGTGCGGTAGACACTACCACCATACTAGATGGGCTTTCCGGCTTAAACATAGCGTTTATTTCATTGAAAGACGAACTTGGACAGCGAATTATATAATTGATTTTCCTTCCTGTAAGCTCAGCAAGAAATCGATAAGATACGTATCCTCTATCACAGATTAACAAATCGTCTGATTTTATGGATTCAAGCATACCGATCGCTAAATCAACCTCATAGCTGTCACCTCTACTTAGCACAGATTTTATTGCAATATTATTTAGCACATCGTAGCAAACTTCAAAGGTTGCACTTGTATAGTCTTCAAATCTCTGGATTCCATTCCATACTGCTCTTGAGCCAAACTCGCCTATTATTTTGTCGCTCTTTGGCAGAATCAGTATTGAAGCATCAAATGCAAGTACTCTGAAGCCATGGTGGGTTTTAAATTCCTGATCTTGGTAGTATAGGGAAACTATATCATCATTTAACTCTGAAAACGCAGTATGCTTTAGCTTCTTTCTTGCTTGAGTAAATGCACTTGCCGTAATTGTGTAATCTTTTCTTGTATGCAGAACAAACTCATTAAGCATTACTTGTAATGACTTTACACTCTTTCTAAAAATCAGGAGAAATACATTAATGAAGGGCAGCTTTCTTTTTCGTGAGAAGTCTTTTGAGGATGCTCTGTGTGCGTTTATAAAGTTTAAACTCATCAATTTATTTTTTATAAACATGATTATTCTTTTTTTTACTCATGTCATTACTTCTTTTAATTTGTGGATCTTACCTGATTTTACAATACAGTCCATCACTTTCCCTTAACTTAATGGCAGTGACACTGGCATCCAGGAATTTTATTAAGTTGGTAAGCGTAAAAGTAGCCGTTTTATGTTAAAATACAACGTTTTGATGATTATGAAAAAGCTGGATCCCAGTGTCAAGCACTGGGATGACACCATCATAAAGGAACTAGTGTCAGCTACTTGAATGACAAGAAAGAGGGCATTGGGATGACATCGAAGAAGATACTCAAATAACACCTTCATGGTGACTTAAATCACAAGTTCATGATGCTCCTTTAAAAAGCACCATTTACTTAAGATTTTTCTAAGCCTGTAATACCTATACACATTTACTTTGATTAGAATCCCATGCTTTACCAGAAGGGCAATTGTTACTAGTACATGCAGCTTGTCCTGTTATTGCCTTCACAATTGCAGGGGCACCAAAAAATACAGCAGTAAATGCACCTAGTGCAAAAAGTGCTGGCCACGGCATTCTCCCAAATATCGCAAGCAAGGCTGCACCTATTATCACTATTGTGATCATCGGCCCACCTAAGCTGTGAGTATAGTTTACTATTTTGCATATTACTGCTGATGTTTCATCAGCATTTGCATCAAATACGAAGGAAAGAATTAAAGCTACAAGTAGAAGAAAGTTTTTCATTATGTCTCCGTATTTAACGCTGGATTATCTATCATTTTAATTAAATTTGAGTAAATGATACAAGTTGTATCATTTACTCAATACTTTTTACTGACACGTGTATCCTCCACTTGCATCAGGACTTACACGTGTATACTCCATCTGCATCAGGCTTCAATGTTTGTCCAGCAGGACATGTCTCGCACTTACTTGCTGCATCTGGCGCTATTTTTGAAACAACGACAGGGGCACCAAAAAACACAGCAGTAAATGCACCAAGTGCAAAAAGTGCTGGCCATGGCATTCTGCCAAATATTGCAAGCAAGGCTGCACCTATTATCACTATTGTAATCATCGGCCCACCTAAGCCATGAGTATAACCCATTATTTTGCAGATTACTGCTGATGTTGCGTCTAGACCAGCAGCACTTGCATCAAACGCAAAGGAGAGAATTAAAGCTACAAGTAGAAGAAAATTTTTCATTATGCCTCCGATAATTTCTGTTTCATATTTAACTATCTATCACATTGATTAAGTTTAAGTAAATGGTGAGGATTTTTTGCTTAAAAATATCCTTTATTTCATTTAGAATACTTTTCTTAGTTTATTTATATTACAGTGCTACAGAAATTTTATAGCATCGTTTATTGCCTTTATCGTGCTTTGATTGACACAATTTACAATGATGGAGTGGAGCACGCAGGGTATCTGTCATTTTTAATCCTGTTATCAATATTTCCTTTTCTTATTGTTTTAATGGCTGTGGCGTCAACATTCGCAAGTTTCTTAGACCAATACAACGTCGGCTGGGCATTCATTATTGATAACATGCCACAGGATATTTTATCATCTTTGATGCCGCGTATTAGAGAGATAATATCAGGCCCGCCGCAAAGCTTACTAACTTTAGCAATTGTAGGCGCTGTTTGGACCGCCTCGTCAACAATTGAAGGGCTAAGAACAGTATTGAACAAAGCTTATAAAATTCCGGTTTCGCCGCCTTATATATGGAGAAGGGTACTCAGTATATTACAATTTTTAGTGATCACACTTATTATAACTCTAACTATAGTGTTCTCTACATTAGTGCCGATGCTAATTGATTTTTCCTATCAGGGGATTAGTTATACTAAATATCTCCTCATTGAATTTGTACTTTTCACAGTAGTCTCTTGGCTATATTTTATGTTGCCAAACATAAAACAAAACTTATCAGACGTATTTCCCGGATCTTGTGTGGCTGTTATTCTTTGGACAATTTCCGCTTCGGCTTTCAAGCAATACTTAAAAGCTTCCTTTGACCAACTGAATTTGATATATGGAAGTTTAGGTGGTGTGGTGGTGTCGTTACTATTTTTTTATGTGCTAAGTTTGATTTTTATATATGGAGCAAAATTTAATTTTCAGCTAAAATACTTCAATGAATCTCGCTAAGGAGAAAGAAATGGGTAAGTTAGAAGGTAAAGTAGCTTTAATTACCGGGGCTTCAGGTGGAGTAGGCTCTTCTGTTGCAAAAAAACTTGTAAAAGAAGGTGCATCTGTGATTCTGATTTCCAGATCTCTTGATAATCTCAGACCACTACATAATGAAATTGAAAAGTTTAGAGAAGGCTCTGTGAAACTAATTCAGCTTGATCTTTTGGATTTTGAGAGCGTAAAAGTACTGCCAAATATGATAGAAAGCCTAAAATTATCAGAATCTGGAGCACTTGATATACTAGTTGCGTGTACTGGAATTTTAGGAAAACTGAACCCCATTCACGACTATGAGATTGAAGAGCTACAGCACGTAATGAATACAAATTTTACTGCCAATTGGTACTTGCTAAAAAACTTAGATCCAATGCTAAAAAAGTCTAATGCTGGAAGAGTGATATTCATGACCTCAGAGGTGACACTTTCTCCTTCCTCTTATCCATATTGGATGCCGTATGCTGCAAGTAAAGTTGCACTAGAAATAATGGTGCAGATATATGCATCTGAGACAAAACATACGAATTTGTGCGTAAATGCTGTGTATTTAGAAGGGCCTGTCGATAGTGAAATGTATAAGCAAGCGTTTCCCGGAAAAGACACATCTGAATTGGTGCCACCTGATGAACTAACAG is a window from the Wolbachia endosymbiont of Armadillidium arcangelii genome containing:
- a CDS encoding IS4-like element ISWpi18 family transposase, whose amino-acid sequence is MFIKNKLMSLNFINAHRASSKDFSRKRKLPFINVFLLIFRKSVKSLQVMLNEFVLHTRKDYTITASAFTQARKKLKHTAFSELNDDIVSLYYQDQEFKTHHGFRVLAFDASILILPKSDKIIGEFGSRAVWNGIQRFEDYTSATFEVCYDVLNNIAIKSVLSRGDSYEVDLAIGMLESIKSDDLLICDRGYVSYRFLAELTGRKINYIIRCPSSSFNEINAMFKPESPSSMVVVSTAPIKVARQLRKLGLPDEMKFRLVKIILSSGEVEVLVTSLLDEQSFTVEEFERLYYLRWGVETFFSRLKGRLNLENFTGKSIETIKQDFWSTIFISNLESIMIEDDEETLSAQNSKLKKSINKSVSFNAIKNLAFDIFSTESDIDCIMDRLSQLFLMNTLVVRKGRRVDRHKISDIRSLNYQKRARKHVF
- a CDS encoding TrbC/VirB2 family protein, coding for MKNFLLLVALILSFAFDASAAGLDATSAVICKIMGYTHGLGGPMITIVIIGAALLAIFGRMPWPALFALGAFTAVFFGAPVVVSKIAPDAASKCETCPAGQTLKPDADGVYTCKS
- a CDS encoding type II toxin-antitoxin system RelE family toxin, with product MKYEVDYPEKIFKRDFRPLSPEIRKKIKKLIEDEIAFNPFKVGKPLSGNLKGYRSFRTKDCRIVYRINIAEHKIIPASVGYRKDVYDKIPLDLL
- a CDS encoding SDR family oxidoreductase, whose product is MNLAKEKEMGKLEGKVALITGASGGVGSSVAKKLVKEGASVILISRSLDNLRPLHNEIEKFREGSVKLIQLDLLDFESVKVLPNMIESLKLSESGALDILVACTGILGKLNPIHDYEIEELQHVMNTNFTANWYLLKNLDPMLKKSNAGRVIFMTSEVTLSPSSYPYWMPYAASKVALEIMVQIYASETKHTNLCVNAVYLEGPVDSEMYKQAFPGKDTSELVPPDELTDKFVELASNDCSVSGKILPLSKSPE
- a CDS encoding TrbC/VirB2 family protein; translation: MKNFLLLVALILSFVFDANADETSAVICKIVNYTHSLGGPMITIVIIGAALLAIFGRMPWPALFALGAFTAVFFGAPAIVKAITGQAACTSNNCPSGKAWDSNQSKCV
- a CDS encoding YihY/virulence factor BrkB family protein; the encoded protein is MLQKFYSIVYCLYRALIDTIYNDGVEHAGYLSFLILLSIFPFLIVLMAVASTFASFLDQYNVGWAFIIDNMPQDILSSLMPRIREIISGPPQSLLTLAIVGAVWTASSTIEGLRTVLNKAYKIPVSPPYIWRRVLSILQFLVITLIITLTIVFSTLVPMLIDFSYQGISYTKYLLIEFVLFTVVSWLYFMLPNIKQNLSDVFPGSCVAVILWTISASAFKQYLKASFDQLNLIYGSLGGVVVSLLFFYVLSLIFIYGAKFNFQLKYFNESR
- a CDS encoding type II toxin-antitoxin system RelE family toxin; its protein translation is MKTSTGDKYLICYEENVVHKDISNLPKTIWSRIKEIVKERLTLSPEKAGDPLLGEFKGHRRIRSGDYRLVYRISKLERTVIITAIEHREYIYKS